One genomic region from Conexibacter woesei DSM 14684 encodes:
- the holA gene encoding DNA polymerase III subunit delta — MPPAFKPAYLIHGDDHGRLAERRARLRALAERESGSQGIEVFEGDAATAEAVATALSAMTFAIGRRFLIVDGVERWKAADMRLVEPALKTLPPDTTVVFFGREEGRAKVPDRLIAAVRAAGGDVSTELTVKPWDLPKWAVAQARGLGLELHPSAARALVAHVGERQQRLLRELEKLALELGEGARIDLEQIEEITASSAERKVWTLADALVARDGLAATRVYFELREQGERLAGLLYTIARRLRDALDVAQRLETGESASQVRRGLRMPPKAAERFVADVQRTDVAGLRAALGIVADLELASRGGAGSGLSEDTLAIGAIARLTA; from the coding sequence GTGCCACCTGCCTTCAAGCCCGCGTACCTGATCCACGGCGACGACCACGGCCGGCTCGCGGAACGCCGCGCCAGACTCCGCGCGCTCGCGGAGCGCGAGAGCGGGTCGCAGGGGATCGAGGTGTTCGAGGGCGACGCCGCGACCGCCGAGGCGGTCGCCACCGCGCTGTCGGCGATGACGTTCGCGATCGGCCGCCGCTTCCTGATCGTCGACGGCGTCGAGCGCTGGAAGGCCGCCGACATGAGACTCGTCGAGCCGGCCCTGAAGACGCTCCCGCCCGACACGACGGTCGTCTTCTTCGGCCGCGAGGAGGGCCGCGCGAAGGTCCCCGACAGATTGATAGCCGCGGTCAGAGCGGCCGGCGGCGACGTCAGCACGGAGCTGACCGTCAAGCCGTGGGACCTGCCGAAGTGGGCGGTGGCGCAGGCCAGAGGGCTCGGCCTGGAGCTGCACCCCTCCGCCGCCAGAGCGCTCGTCGCGCACGTCGGCGAACGCCAGCAGCGGCTGCTGCGCGAGCTGGAGAAGCTCGCGCTGGAGCTGGGGGAGGGCGCGCGGATAGACCTCGAGCAGATCGAGGAGATCACCGCCAGCTCGGCGGAGCGGAAGGTCTGGACGCTCGCCGACGCGCTCGTCGCGCGCGACGGCCTCGCCGCCACGCGCGTCTACTTCGAGCTGCGCGAGCAGGGTGAGCGGCTCGCCGGCCTGCTCTACACGATCGCCAGACGGCTGCGAGACGCGCTCGACGTCGCCCAGCGGCTGGAGACCGGCGAGTCCGCCTCGCAGGTGCGTCGCGGGCTGCGGATGCCGCCGAAGGCGGCCGAGCGCTTCGTCGCCGACGTCCAGCGCACGGACGTCGCCGGCCTGCGCGCCGCGCTCGGGATCGTCGCGGACCTCGAGCTTGCCTCGCGCGGCGGTGCCGGCTCCGGTCTCAGCGAGGACACGCTCGCGATCGGCGCGATCGCCCGCCTCACCGCTTGA
- a CDS encoding PH domain-containing protein translates to MENELRLRPPQNRVDERAVRWWTAQAVATVVPPMLALAVAFVLAPGARGWLGAALASGAVAGLAYVVVMPRWRYRVHRWETTPDAVYASSGWLLQEWRVAPLSRVQTVDTLRGPLQQLFGLASVTVTTASAKGAITIDGLDHELAAEVVHRLTETTQATPGDAT, encoded by the coding sequence ATGGAGAACGAGCTGCGGCTGCGGCCGCCGCAGAACCGCGTGGACGAGCGCGCCGTGCGCTGGTGGACGGCACAGGCCGTCGCGACGGTCGTGCCGCCGATGCTCGCGCTCGCGGTGGCGTTCGTGCTCGCGCCGGGCGCGCGTGGCTGGCTCGGCGCCGCGCTGGCGTCCGGCGCCGTCGCCGGGCTCGCGTATGTAGTGGTGATGCCGCGCTGGCGCTACCGCGTCCACCGCTGGGAGACGACGCCCGACGCGGTCTACGCCTCCTCCGGCTGGCTGCTGCAGGAGTGGCGCGTCGCCCCGCTCTCGCGCGTGCAGACGGTCGACACCCTGCGCGGTCCGCTGCAGCAGCTGTTCGGCCTCGCCTCCGTCACCGTGACGACCGCCTCGGCGAAGGGCGCGATCACGATCGACGGCCTCGATCACGAGCTGGCGGCCGAGGTGGTCCACCGTCTGACCGAGACGACCCAGGCGACCCCCGGCGACGCGACATGA
- the lepA gene encoding translation elongation factor 4, whose product MADQSKIRNFSIIAHIDHGKSTLADRILEVTKTVEQRDMKAQLLDSMDLERERGITIKAQAVRVMFDASDGETYQLHLIDTPGHVDFSYEVSRSLAACEGALLVVDASQGVEAQTLANTYLAIDGGLELVPVLNKIDLPGAEPERVAGEVSELLGEDPDDVLRISAKTGMGVREVLDQLVQKVPAPGGDPTAAPRALIFDSEFDQYRGVIAYIRVVDGTFTKGEAIRAMAAGTEAEIDEIGFFNPAMTPTATLGPGEVGYLITGVKDVAMLRVGDTLTTKRGAATEALPGYQDVKPMVFCGLFPIDSDDYPDLRDALEKLTLNDAALSWEPETSEALGFGFRCGFLGLLHMDIVRERLEREYDLELMTTMPSVEFEVELSSREIVPVHNPSDMPDPTKIREIREPYIKASILTPKEFVGTIMELCQDKRGTHAGMQYLSADRVQLEYDLPLAEIVLDFFDQLKSRTRGYASLDYELSGLRASDLVKLDILLSGDPVDALSMVVHRTKAHDVGRVLAEKLKQKIPRQQFDVPIQAAIGSRVVARETVKAYRKDVVAKCYGGDISRKRKLLEKQKKGKARMKQVGRVEVPQEAFLAVLELGDTR is encoded by the coding sequence ATGGCCGACCAGTCCAAGATCCGCAACTTCTCGATCATCGCCCACATCGACCACGGCAAGTCGACGCTGGCCGACCGCATCCTCGAGGTCACCAAGACCGTCGAGCAGCGCGACATGAAGGCGCAGCTGCTCGACTCGATGGACCTCGAGCGCGAGCGCGGCATCACGATCAAGGCGCAGGCCGTGCGCGTGATGTTCGACGCCTCCGACGGCGAGACGTACCAGCTGCACCTGATCGACACGCCCGGCCACGTCGACTTCTCCTATGAGGTGTCGCGCTCGCTCGCCGCGTGCGAGGGCGCGCTGCTCGTCGTCGACGCCTCGCAGGGCGTCGAGGCGCAGACGCTCGCGAACACCTACCTCGCGATCGACGGCGGGCTGGAGCTGGTCCCGGTCCTCAACAAGATCGACCTGCCCGGCGCGGAGCCCGAGCGCGTCGCGGGCGAGGTCTCCGAGCTGCTCGGCGAGGACCCCGACGACGTGCTGCGGATCAGCGCCAAGACCGGCATGGGCGTCAGAGAGGTGCTCGACCAGCTCGTGCAGAAGGTCCCCGCGCCCGGCGGCGACCCGACCGCGGCGCCGCGCGCGCTGATCTTCGACTCCGAGTTCGACCAGTACCGCGGCGTGATCGCCTACATCCGCGTCGTCGACGGCACCTTCACGAAGGGCGAGGCGATCCGCGCGATGGCGGCCGGGACCGAGGCCGAGATCGACGAGATCGGCTTCTTCAACCCGGCGATGACGCCGACGGCGACGCTCGGCCCGGGCGAGGTCGGCTACCTCATCACCGGCGTCAAGGACGTCGCGATGCTGCGCGTCGGCGACACGCTGACGACCAAGCGCGGCGCGGCGACCGAGGCGCTGCCGGGCTACCAGGACGTCAAGCCGATGGTCTTCTGCGGCCTCTTCCCGATCGACTCCGACGACTACCCGGACCTGCGCGACGCGCTGGAGAAGCTGACGCTCAACGACGCCGCCCTCTCGTGGGAGCCGGAGACGTCCGAGGCGCTCGGCTTTGGCTTCCGCTGCGGTTTCCTCGGCCTGCTGCACATGGACATCGTGCGCGAGCGGCTGGAGCGCGAGTACGACCTCGAGCTGATGACGACGATGCCGTCGGTCGAGTTCGAGGTCGAGCTGTCGAGCAGAGAGATCGTGCCGGTCCACAACCCGTCCGACATGCCGGACCCGACGAAGATCAGAGAGATCCGCGAGCCGTACATCAAGGCGAGCATCCTGACGCCGAAGGAGTTCGTCGGCACGATCATGGAGCTGTGCCAGGACAAGCGCGGCACGCACGCGGGCATGCAGTACCTCTCCGCCGACCGCGTGCAGCTGGAGTACGACTTGCCGCTCGCCGAGATCGTGCTCGACTTCTTCGACCAGCTGAAGTCGCGCACGCGCGGCTACGCCTCGCTGGACTACGAGCTGAGCGGCCTGAGAGCGAGCGACCTCGTCAAGCTCGACATCCTGCTGTCGGGCGACCCGGTCGACGCGCTGTCGATGGTCGTCCACCGCACGAAGGCGCACGACGTCGGCCGCGTGCTGGCGGAGAAGCTGAAGCAGAAGATCCCGCGCCAGCAGTTCGACGTGCCGATCCAGGCCGCCATAGGCTCGCGCGTCGTCGCGCGCGAGACCGTCAAGGCGTACCGCAAGGACGTCGTCGCGAAGTGCTACGGCGGCGACATCTCGCGCAAGCGCAAGCT
- the murJ gene encoding murein biosynthesis integral membrane protein MurJ, which translates to MTAQTADDPTAESAGRRRRLARNTAIFSIATGLSRIAGLVREIVASSYFGTSGAFSAFTIAFQVPNLVRSLFADAALSAAFVPVFTELLERRQQKEAFRLASTLALIIVAALGAITAIFILGAGVIMPLFTGDTFDAHLNSLTIGLSQVLFPIVVLLGLNGLVVGILNTYEHFTIPAIAPLVWNMVIIVVLIIGRSFFEGDQQMYAYAVGVLLGTAVQLAMSVAMLPRVGFRFQFAFDWRDARIAQVFRLMLPVTISLGIINFDLLINSSLGTLVSDQAPRAIDAAFRIYMLPQGMFSVAVATVLFPTLSRYAAQRDLVGLRHTMATGVRQICLLLIPAAAVTLVLAEPITRLVYQRGAFDAESTELVSTALFWFSVSLPFSGINLLLSRTFFSLQRPWFPTALALGSLVVNVIVSLALYKPFGIAGLVIGTVVSNIAMTIGQAWGLRKLLHGSLEGAATLHAVVRICVASAVLAGVSWFVWWGLDDALGRSLPAQIISVGMGIGTGTMFYVAMVLNSKVPEGQQIYRMVAGRMGRRKR; encoded by the coding sequence GTGACGGCGCAGACCGCTGATGATCCAACCGCCGAGTCGGCGGGCCGCCGGCGGCGCCTTGCGCGCAACACCGCCATCTTCTCGATCGCGACGGGCCTGTCCCGGATCGCCGGGCTGGTGCGTGAGATCGTCGCCTCCAGCTACTTCGGCACGAGCGGCGCGTTCTCGGCCTTCACGATCGCCTTCCAGGTCCCCAACCTGGTCCGCAGCCTGTTCGCCGACGCCGCGCTCAGCGCCGCCTTCGTGCCCGTCTTCACGGAGCTGCTGGAGAGAAGACAGCAGAAGGAGGCGTTCCGCCTCGCGTCGACGCTCGCCCTGATCATCGTCGCCGCGCTCGGCGCGATCACGGCGATATTCATCCTCGGGGCGGGCGTGATCATGCCCCTCTTCACCGGGGACACGTTCGACGCGCACCTCAACTCGCTGACGATCGGCCTCAGCCAGGTGCTGTTCCCGATCGTCGTGCTGCTCGGGCTCAACGGGCTCGTCGTCGGGATCCTCAACACGTACGAGCACTTCACGATCCCGGCGATCGCGCCGCTGGTCTGGAACATGGTGATCATCGTCGTGCTGATCATCGGCCGCTCGTTCTTCGAGGGCGACCAGCAGATGTACGCCTACGCGGTCGGCGTCCTGCTCGGCACCGCGGTCCAGCTGGCGATGTCGGTCGCGATGCTGCCGCGCGTCGGCTTCAGATTCCAGTTCGCCTTCGACTGGCGCGACGCCCGCATCGCGCAGGTCTTCCGGCTGATGCTGCCGGTCACGATCAGCCTCGGGATCATCAACTTCGACCTGCTGATCAACTCGTCGCTCGGCACGCTCGTCTCCGACCAGGCGCCGCGCGCGATCGACGCCGCGTTCCGCATCTACATGCTCCCGCAGGGGATGTTCAGCGTCGCGGTCGCGACCGTCCTGTTCCCGACGCTGAGCCGCTACGCCGCCCAGCGCGACCTCGTCGGCCTGCGCCACACGATGGCGACGGGCGTGCGCCAGATCTGCCTGCTGCTGATCCCCGCCGCCGCCGTCACGCTCGTGCTCGCCGAGCCGATCACGCGCCTCGTCTACCAGCGCGGCGCGTTCGACGCGGAGTCGACCGAGCTGGTCTCGACGGCGCTCTTCTGGTTCTCGGTCAGCCTGCCGTTCTCCGGCATCAACCTGCTCCTCTCGCGCACGTTCTTCTCGCTCCAGAGACCGTGGTTCCCGACCGCGCTCGCGCTCGGCTCGCTGGTCGTCAACGTGATCGTCAGCCTCGCGCTCTACAAGCCGTTCGGGATCGCCGGCCTCGTGATCGGCACGGTCGTCTCCAACATCGCGATGACGATCGGCCAGGCGTGGGGGTTGCGCAAGCTGCTCCACGGCAGCCTCGAAGGCGCCGCGACGCTCCACGCCGTGGTCAGAATCTGCGTCGCCTCCGCCGTCCTCGCGGGCGTGTCGTGGTTCGTCTGGTGGGGCCTGGACGACGCGCTCGGCCGCTCGCTGCCGGCCCAGATCATCTCCGTCGGCATGGGCATCGGGACGGGCACGATGTTCTACGTCGCGATGGTGCTGAACTCGAAGGTCCCCGAGGGCCAGCAGATCTACCGCATGGTCGCCGGCCGGATGGGTCGGCGGAAGAGATGA
- the rpsT gene encoding 30S ribosomal protein S20 → MANIHSQKKRILRSERERLENRRYTSKIKTTFRRLEAIVSGDDRADAAPVHRELVQTIDKAVKRGALHRNTGARKKSRAARILAGRGGEA, encoded by the coding sequence ATGGCCAACATTCACTCCCAGAAGAAGCGCATCCTGCGCTCCGAGCGTGAGCGACTCGAGAACCGTCGCTACACGTCGAAGATCAAGACCACCTTCCGTCGTCTCGAGGCAATCGTCTCGGGTGACGACAGAGCGGACGCCGCCCCGGTGCACCGCGAGCTGGTCCAGACGATCGACAAGGCCGTCAAGCGCGGCGCGCTCCACCGCAACACCGGCGCGCGGAAGAAGTCCCGCGCCGCCCGCATCCTTGCGGGACGTGGTGGCGAAGCGTAG